The following coding sequences are from one Mytilus trossulus isolate FHL-02 chromosome 8, PNRI_Mtr1.1.1.hap1, whole genome shotgun sequence window:
- the LOC134681644 gene encoding LHFPL tetraspan subfamily member 7 protein-like yields MNKLVYSIWILLTIAITILTIFCIFNPAWYIHNNHIHSFGLTVFCEGLSTEDQQIQSRCQTYGGTFGLANIPSGAWQASFLLISTGAFSFGVTVILGILINCIRERYVYSISSLVLYLQTSAVLLMISALVTFPVGLSSHYFRYYCGDSASVFYSANCSMGWSYMLAIMSVSLSIFCPVLWCFKEMKWNEFQFKEYV; encoded by the exons atgaacaaacttGTGTATTCCATATGGATATTGTTGACAATTGCtataacaattttaacaatattttgtatatttaaccCTGCATGGTATATACACAATAACCATATACATTCATTTGGATTGACAGTATTCTGTGAGGGATTATCAACCGAGGATCAACAAATTCAAAGTCGGTGCCAAACATACGGCGGAACATTTGGTCTAGCAAACATACCATCTGGAGCGTGGCAAGCTTCGTTTCTGTTAATTTCTACAGGAGCATTTTCTTTTGGAGTCACTGTGATATTGGGAATATTGATAAATTGTATCAGAGAGAGATACGTCTACAGCATTAGTTCACTTGTGTTATATCTACAAACATCGGCAg ttttgttGATGATCTCGGCATTAGTTACATTTCCGGTTGGACTCAGCTCGCACTACTTCCGGTATTATTGTGGAGATTCTGCATCGGTGTTTTATTCAGCTAACTGTTCCATGGGATGGAGTTATATGCTGGCAATCATGTCTGTATCACTGTCAATTTTCTGTCCAGTTCTTTGGTGCTTTAAGGAAATGAAATGGAATGAGTTCCAATTTAAGGAATATGTATAG